One stretch of Streptomyces sp. NBC_01363 DNA includes these proteins:
- a CDS encoding dipeptidase, whose product MNEMHRRAIVADLHNDLLCAVVARPVDHWAEFFRERWLPQLRAGGVNLQALPVFVEDPYRPEGALRRTLRMIEAAHRLAAGNADAVTLCTDGAQVDRTLAEGRIALVLALESAPGVGEDVELLETLFRLGVRIASLAHFGRTSLADGSGEDATGGRLTRSGVAALAEMERLGMLYDISHLGVSGVEHVLELSSRPLIATHSSARALFDHHRNLDDEQIRGVAAGGGVVCVNFFAPYLHESDYSIGRLVDHIEHIAGVAGVEHVGLGPDFIKEVLADTTPPCCETAFVEGVPADAYLPGLTGPAGLPLVTDALQQRGWPERDIVAVLGENVRRLLRNELGRPASTG is encoded by the coding sequence ATGAACGAGATGCACCGACGCGCGATCGTGGCAGACCTGCACAACGACCTGCTCTGTGCGGTGGTCGCCCGGCCGGTGGACCACTGGGCGGAGTTCTTCCGGGAGCGCTGGCTGCCGCAATTGCGGGCCGGCGGGGTGAACCTTCAGGCGCTGCCGGTGTTCGTCGAAGATCCGTACCGGCCGGAGGGGGCGCTTCGCCGCACGCTGCGCATGATCGAGGCGGCGCACCGGCTCGCGGCCGGCAACGCCGATGCCGTCACGCTGTGCACGGACGGCGCCCAGGTCGACCGGACGCTGGCTGAGGGCCGGATCGCCCTGGTGCTGGCACTGGAGAGCGCACCCGGCGTGGGCGAGGACGTGGAGCTGCTGGAGACCCTGTTCCGGCTGGGGGTCAGGATCGCGTCCCTGGCCCACTTCGGTCGCACCTCCCTGGCCGACGGCAGCGGCGAGGACGCGACGGGCGGCCGGCTGACCCGCTCCGGGGTCGCGGCGCTGGCCGAGATGGAGCGCCTCGGCATGCTCTACGACATCAGTCATCTCGGCGTGTCCGGGGTCGAGCACGTCCTGGAGCTGTCCTCACGGCCGTTGATCGCCACGCACTCCAGCGCACGGGCGCTCTTCGACCACCACCGCAACCTTGACGACGAGCAGATCCGGGGGGTCGCCGCGGGCGGCGGAGTGGTGTGCGTGAACTTCTTCGCTCCGTACCTGCACGAGAGCGACTACTCGATCGGCCGACTGGTCGACCACATCGAGCACATTGCCGGGGTGGCCGGCGTCGAGCACGTCGGGCTGGGTCCCGACTTCATCAAGGAAGTACTTGCCGACACCACTCCCCCGTGCTGCGAGACGGCCTTCGTCGAGGGAGTGCCGGCCGACGCCTATCTGCCCGGACTTACGGGTCCGGCCGGGCTGCCGCTGGTCACCGATGCGCTGCAACAGCGGGGGTGGCCGGAGCGCGACATCGTCGCGGTCCTGGGGGAGAACGTACGGCGCCTGCTGCGGAATGAACTGGGCCGGCCCGCGTCCACCGGCTGA
- a CDS encoding serine hydrolase: protein MQKLDGSEQLNKLAEVGAWLRRRLPDLLVESQVPGAAVAVQAGDEWVESAAGVLSTATGVDATVDSLFQIGSITKVMTATLVMQLADEGRLDLDAPVRAVLPEFRIADEEAARGITTRHLLSHVAGFEGDVFTDTGKGDDCLEKYLGVLRDVPQLFEPGSMFSYNNAGYCVLGRIVEVLREEPFDVCARRHLFTPLGMSHTASDPYEAIVHRTAVGHTETVPGAPFEPTPVWALARSNAPAGSMLAMPARDLLAFARMHLAGGRGPDGVTVLGPETVQAMQRPQVTLPDIDQGAAWGLGWELFDLSGGTVIGHDGNTIGQSAFLRLVPERDVAVAIVTNGGLSRRVYTEIAGRVLGELAGVGLPASPVPDVGAPVAETSRYVGTYTSSTAETTVSRDTAGRLWLERTPRGAIAELDEAPYRTELVGRRGDTLIPVEPERGVHAPLAFLGDDGQGHALYLHTGRAERRARR, encoded by the coding sequence GTGCAGAAGCTGGACGGGTCGGAGCAGCTGAACAAGCTGGCGGAGGTCGGTGCCTGGTTGCGCCGCCGGTTGCCGGATCTGCTCGTCGAGAGCCAGGTGCCCGGGGCAGCCGTGGCGGTCCAAGCCGGTGATGAATGGGTCGAATCCGCGGCCGGTGTGCTGAGCACGGCCACAGGGGTCGACGCCACGGTGGACTCTCTCTTCCAGATCGGGTCGATCACCAAGGTGATGACCGCGACGCTGGTCATGCAGTTGGCCGACGAGGGACGACTGGATCTGGACGCTCCCGTACGGGCCGTCCTGCCGGAGTTCCGGATCGCCGACGAGGAAGCGGCCCGAGGGATCACCACGCGGCATCTGCTGAGTCACGTCGCGGGTTTCGAGGGGGACGTCTTCACCGACACCGGCAAGGGTGACGACTGCCTGGAAAAGTACCTGGGCGTCCTGCGGGACGTGCCGCAGCTCTTCGAGCCGGGCTCGATGTTCTCGTACAACAACGCCGGTTACTGCGTGCTCGGGCGGATCGTCGAGGTGCTGCGCGAGGAGCCGTTCGACGTCTGCGCCCGGCGGCACCTGTTCACTCCGCTGGGTATGAGTCACACCGCGAGTGACCCCTACGAGGCGATCGTCCACCGCACGGCAGTGGGTCACACCGAGACGGTGCCGGGGGCGCCGTTCGAGCCGACGCCGGTGTGGGCCCTGGCACGCTCGAACGCACCGGCCGGATCGATGCTGGCGATGCCTGCGCGCGATCTGCTGGCCTTCGCGCGGATGCACCTCGCCGGAGGCCGGGGCCCCGACGGGGTGACCGTGCTCGGCCCGGAGACCGTCCAGGCCATGCAGCGGCCCCAGGTCACGCTGCCCGACATCGACCAGGGCGCCGCCTGGGGGCTCGGCTGGGAGCTCTTCGACCTGTCGGGCGGCACGGTCATCGGACACGACGGGAACACCATCGGTCAGTCGGCGTTCCTGCGCCTGGTGCCGGAGCGGGATGTCGCGGTGGCGATCGTCACCAACGGCGGCCTGTCACGGCGCGTGTACACGGAGATCGCGGGCCGGGTCCTCGGTGAACTCGCCGGGGTCGGTCTGCCCGCCTCGCCGGTGCCGGACGTGGGCGCTCCCGTTGCGGAGACGTCCCGATACGTCGGTACGTACACGTCCAGCACCGCCGAGACCACGGTGAGCCGGGACACCGCCGGGCGGCTGTGGCTGGAGCGCACTCCCCGGGGAGCCATCGCCGAACTTGACGAGGCGCCGTACCGCACGGAGCTGGTCGGCAGGCGCGGTGACACCTTGATCCCGGTCGAGCCGGAGCGCGGGGTCCACGCGCCGCTCGCCTTCCTCGGTGACGACGGGCAGGGACACGCGCTGTATCTGCACACCGGCCGGGCCGAGCGGCGGGCACGGCGATGA
- a CDS encoding cupin domain-containing protein, protein MDWLERCVPNVEQLLGTYWRKEPVLLRPQDPPLEVLTLSDVDALLDAGLLRVPYVGLYTAQGSIADERFCPTRVITGSPAQGYVDAAAVRRLIDEERATLQFRYVDQWHPPVRELTRGVAERLGRLVEAFFFLSRPGRRGPVHRDDGDLLAIQLSGAKHWQVYAGPADGDWAPVREENPGAPLLDTVLEAGEVFYVPRGFAHTAAAVGDSSSAHLTVVVREAGAEHLRTALLTGIVDGLALPGRPLDDDALLRTAADLLDHLSAQLDAVTPDDVIGRARPRAYSNRQTV, encoded by the coding sequence ATGGACTGGCTGGAACGCTGCGTACCGAACGTGGAGCAGCTCCTGGGTACGTATTGGCGGAAGGAACCGGTGCTTCTGCGGCCGCAGGACCCGCCGTTGGAGGTGCTGACACTCTCGGACGTGGACGCGCTCCTCGACGCGGGGCTGCTGCGCGTTCCGTATGTCGGCCTGTACACCGCACAGGGGAGCATCGCCGACGAGCGTTTCTGTCCGACGCGCGTCATCACCGGGAGCCCTGCCCAGGGGTACGTTGATGCGGCGGCGGTCCGACGACTGATCGATGAGGAACGTGCGACCCTGCAGTTCCGTTACGTCGACCAATGGCATCCCCCGGTGCGTGAACTCACGAGGGGCGTTGCCGAGCGGCTCGGCCGTCTTGTCGAGGCGTTCTTTTTCCTGAGTCGTCCCGGCCGCCGGGGTCCGGTGCATCGGGACGACGGGGACCTGCTGGCGATCCAGCTCAGCGGTGCCAAGCACTGGCAGGTGTACGCAGGTCCGGCCGACGGCGACTGGGCGCCGGTCCGCGAGGAGAATCCGGGAGCGCCACTGCTGGACACGGTCCTTGAAGCCGGTGAAGTGTTTTACGTGCCCAGAGGTTTCGCGCACACCGCCGCGGCCGTGGGCGACTCCTCGTCGGCTCATCTGACAGTGGTGGTGAGGGAAGCCGGTGCGGAGCATCTGCGCACCGCTCTGCTGACGGGGATCGTCGACGGCCTGGCTCTGCCGGGCCGCCCGCTGGACGATGACGCTCTGCTGCGCACCGCGGCCGACCTCCTGGACCATCTCAGCGCGCAGCTCGACGCTGTCACTCCGGATGATGTCATCGGCCGGGCACGACCGCGTGCGTACAGCAACCGTCAGACCGTCTGA
- a CDS encoding cupin domain-containing protein produces the protein MMSSAGHDRVRTATVRPSDHADGMEHGEATMDPLARFVDDEQAFHHTLWRRTPAVLHPRTPPMEMLTVAELDSILDAGLLTTPYATLVHEDGPVPEERYCSPRVVLGGIDNRYVDAGAVRRLIGDEGATLLLRYVDQWHAGVRELADGLAECFQRQVEAFFFLTPPGTQGRPVHRDDTDVLAVQMHGSKRWRVYPGPPGGNWQPERVDGDPGDPLLDVVLRQGEVLYVPRGFAHVAEANGGSASAHLSFTVREAGSAHLYAVLEALLLDGDGLPARPNDDAALTGAANDLIAHFHHTLAGLTPEELVHLARGAMCREKHTTAGSLSALLG, from the coding sequence ATGATGTCATCGGCCGGGCACGACCGCGTGCGTACAGCAACCGTCAGACCGTCTGATCACGCCGACGGCATGGAACATGGAGAGGCAACGATGGACCCGCTTGCACGATTTGTGGACGACGAGCAGGCATTTCATCACACCCTGTGGCGCCGCACACCCGCTGTACTGCATCCCCGCACACCCCCGATGGAGATGCTGACGGTTGCAGAGCTGGACAGCATCCTGGATGCAGGTCTCCTCACCACCCCTTACGCGACGCTCGTGCACGAGGACGGTCCGGTACCGGAGGAGCGTTACTGTTCCCCCCGTGTCGTCCTGGGCGGGATCGACAACCGCTACGTGGATGCCGGGGCGGTGCGCCGACTGATCGGCGATGAGGGAGCCACGCTCCTTCTGCGGTACGTCGACCAGTGGCACGCAGGCGTGCGGGAACTGGCCGATGGGCTTGCGGAGTGTTTTCAACGCCAGGTGGAGGCGTTCTTCTTTCTCACTCCGCCAGGGACGCAGGGCCGTCCTGTGCACCGCGACGACACCGACGTGCTGGCCGTGCAGATGCACGGCTCGAAGCGGTGGCGTGTGTATCCGGGACCGCCCGGCGGGAACTGGCAGCCCGAGCGCGTGGACGGCGACCCGGGGGATCCGCTGCTGGACGTGGTTCTGCGTCAGGGCGAAGTCCTCTACGTACCGAGGGGGTTCGCGCATGTGGCCGAAGCCAACGGGGGGAGTGCGTCCGCTCACCTCTCGTTCACGGTCCGCGAGGCCGGCTCCGCCCACTTGTACGCCGTTCTTGAGGCACTCCTGCTGGACGGCGACGGACTGCCCGCCCGGCCCAACGACGACGCAGCGCTGACCGGGGCCGCGAACGACCTCATCGCGCATTTTCACCACACGCTCGCCGGCCTCACGCCAGAAGAGTTGGTACATCTGGCCCGGGGTGCGATGTGCCGCGAAAAACACACCACCGCGGGTTCTTTGAGCGCACTGCTGGGCTGA
- a CDS encoding DUF4118 domain-containing protein, with protein MARGRLRIYLGAAPGVGKTYAMLAEGQRLRARGTDVVIGFVEPHGRRPTAAMADGLETMARRTLSHRGALFTEMDLDAVLARRPQVALVDELAHSNVPGARNAKRWQDVEELQDAGIDVVTTLNVQHLESLNDAVRQITGVTQRETLPDEVARRADQIELVDLPPEVLRRRMVHGDIYAPDRIESALTHYFRVGNLTALREIALLWLADRVEEGLQRYRAEHGIVAPWETRERILVSLSGGPEGETLIRRAARISARTPGTELLALHVVPEDGLADVDPAVLDAQRILLESLGGSYHQTTGEDVVDALLQFAEAENVTQIVLGASRHGRLASLLRAGVGERTIKGSGPIDVHIVTHRQAAGAAVLRLPHPSRGTGPRRYWAALVGAVVLLPVLTLLLTAVGGHLDLSSDLVIYLLAVVVVALVGGLYPALLAAVAAALLADYYFIAPVHSLAIERTDAITALVVFIATAALVGTAAGMAAQRTHRAVRATSEARALSRLAAAMMRGQDLTALVEQIRENFGFSAISLLERDPEASPVPRWYVVASAGERPPEKPYEADVESPVDDNLTLAARGSGLSTEHQRVLAACAAELGLAHARGRIAGCSDGTDTFADAERTRASLLLAAGRDLRAPLHTAEEALVRLRRRRAGATVPEEAQWLDAAHTAVHRAAQLVTDLDDVSRLHAGALDLYLRPVDLNEMLGAALDDLGPGGHSIILRLPEQLPDVIADAALLTRALTALGADALRRSPSDRPPVVTAEVQVGHVRIRVEDGAPDRGPEPSPEASRAPGPRAGSLAVRLSRDLVEAMDGVLETAAESPGFSVMLTLPSSAPGGSAPSGRNE; from the coding sequence GTGGCACGTGGACGGTTGCGGATCTACCTCGGGGCCGCCCCCGGGGTCGGGAAGACGTACGCCATGCTTGCCGAGGGGCAGCGGCTGCGTGCACGGGGCACGGATGTGGTCATCGGCTTCGTCGAGCCGCATGGTCGCCGGCCGACCGCGGCCATGGCCGACGGCCTGGAGACGATGGCCCGCCGTACGCTGAGCCACCGCGGTGCGCTCTTCACCGAGATGGATCTCGACGCGGTGCTGGCCCGCCGTCCCCAGGTCGCGTTGGTCGACGAGCTGGCACACTCCAACGTTCCGGGGGCCCGCAACGCCAAGCGGTGGCAGGACGTGGAGGAGCTCCAGGACGCCGGCATCGATGTTGTCACCACGCTCAACGTCCAGCACCTGGAGTCCCTCAACGACGCGGTACGGCAGATCACGGGGGTCACGCAGCGGGAGACCCTGCCCGATGAGGTGGCCCGCCGGGCCGACCAGATCGAACTGGTCGACCTGCCACCGGAGGTGCTCCGCCGCCGCATGGTCCATGGCGACATCTACGCGCCGGACCGCATCGAGTCCGCCCTCACCCACTACTTCCGGGTCGGCAACCTCACCGCCCTGCGCGAAATCGCCTTGCTGTGGCTGGCCGACCGGGTGGAGGAAGGGCTGCAGCGCTACCGCGCGGAACATGGCATCGTCGCTCCCTGGGAGACCCGGGAGCGCATCCTCGTGTCCCTGAGCGGCGGGCCGGAGGGGGAGACGCTGATCCGCCGTGCCGCTCGGATCAGCGCCCGTACACCCGGCACCGAGTTGCTGGCCCTCCACGTGGTCCCGGAGGACGGACTCGCCGACGTCGACCCGGCAGTACTGGACGCCCAGCGCATCCTTCTGGAGTCGCTCGGCGGCAGCTACCACCAGACCACGGGCGAGGATGTCGTCGATGCCCTGCTCCAGTTCGCCGAGGCGGAGAACGTCACCCAGATCGTGCTGGGCGCGAGCCGGCACGGTCGCCTCGCCTCCCTCCTGAGAGCAGGTGTGGGAGAGCGGACGATCAAGGGGTCCGGCCCCATCGACGTGCACATCGTCACCCATAGGCAGGCAGCAGGGGCTGCCGTGCTGAGGCTTCCGCATCCGAGCCGTGGCACGGGCCCAAGACGATATTGGGCTGCGCTGGTCGGCGCCGTGGTGCTGCTGCCTGTACTGACGCTCCTGCTGACCGCGGTGGGTGGCCACCTCGACCTCTCCAGCGACCTGGTGATCTATCTGCTCGCCGTCGTCGTGGTCGCCCTGGTCGGAGGGCTCTACCCGGCGCTGCTCGCCGCCGTCGCCGCGGCACTGCTCGCCGATTACTACTTCATCGCACCGGTGCACTCGCTGGCCATCGAGCGCACTGACGCGATCACCGCGCTCGTGGTGTTCATCGCCACGGCCGCTCTCGTCGGCACGGCAGCGGGAATGGCTGCTCAGCGTACGCACCGGGCGGTACGCGCGACATCTGAGGCGCGGGCGTTGAGCCGCCTGGCCGCCGCCATGATGCGTGGCCAGGATCTGACGGCACTGGTGGAGCAGATCCGGGAGAACTTCGGTTTCAGTGCGATCAGCCTGCTCGAAAGGGACCCGGAAGCATCTCCCGTGCCCCGTTGGTACGTGGTCGCCAGCGCCGGGGAGCGACCACCGGAAAAGCCCTACGAGGCGGATGTGGAGAGCCCCGTCGACGACAATCTCACACTGGCCGCGCGCGGCTCAGGACTGAGTACGGAGCACCAGCGCGTCCTCGCTGCATGCGCCGCCGAACTGGGGCTGGCACATGCGCGAGGGCGGATCGCCGGGTGTTCCGACGGCACGGACACGTTCGCTGACGCCGAACGTACCCGGGCATCCCTGCTTCTCGCGGCAGGACGCGATCTGCGTGCTCCGCTGCACACGGCCGAAGAAGCGCTCGTGCGCCTGCGGCGTCGACGCGCCGGCGCGACCGTCCCGGAGGAGGCGCAGTGGTTGGACGCTGCCCACACGGCGGTGCACCGTGCGGCGCAGTTGGTCACTGATCTCGACGATGTGAGTCGTCTGCACGCCGGGGCACTCGATCTCTACCTCCGCCCGGTCGACCTCAACGAGATGCTGGGCGCTGCCTTGGACGACCTCGGGCCCGGCGGCCACTCGATCATTCTGCGCCTGCCGGAACAGCTGCCCGACGTGATCGCCGACGCCGCTCTTCTCACCCGCGCTCTGACCGCCCTGGGGGCCGATGCATTGCGTCGCAGCCCGTCGGACCGGCCTCCCGTCGTCACCGCCGAGGTCCAGGTCGGCCACGTGAGGATTCGGGTGGAGGACGGTGCGCCCGACCGGGGGCCGGAACCGAGCCCCGAGGCCTCCCGGGCTCCGGGTCCCAGGGCCGGCAGCCTGGCTGTGCGGCTGTCGCGCGATTTGGTCGAGGCCATGGACGGGGTCCTGGAGACGGCCGCTGAGAGCCCGGGTTTCTCGGTGATGCTCACTCTTCCGAGTTCCGCGCCGGGCGGCAGCGCGCCATCCGGCCGCAACGAGTGA
- the kdpF gene encoding K(+)-transporting ATPase subunit F yields the protein MNVDNIVGLIVAACLVVYLVVCLIFPEKF from the coding sequence GTGAACGTGGACAACATCGTCGGCCTGATCGTTGCCGCGTGCCTTGTGGTCTACCTGGTCGTCTGCCTGATCTTCCCCGAGAAGTTCTAG
- the kdpA gene encoding potassium-transporting ATPase subunit KdpA — protein MNDTLAGWLQVLALVVALGLSFRPLGGYMARVLTADHHGRAERLIYRAGGVNGDADQKWSVYLRSILAFSAVSVLFLYAFLRLQNHLLLSLGMKPVAADQSFNTAASFVTNTNWQSYSGESAMGHLVQMAGLAVQNFVSAAVGIAVVATLIRGFNRKKTDRVGNFWVDLTRIVLRVLLPLAFVFAIVLVAAGTVQNFHGIHDITTIAGGHQGLTGGPVASQEAIKELGTNGGGFYNANSAHPFENPNAFTNLIEIYLMLVIAFSLPRTFGTMVGDNRQGYAIVAVMALIWGASVAVVTANELHSVSSTAGHAAGGMMEGKETRFGIWASALFAVSTTLTSCGATNSSHDSYTPGGGGMTIFNMMLGEIAPGGTGSGLYGILVLAIVAVFVAGLMVGRTPEYLGKKLRGREMKFASLYILTTPAVALVGAGLAMALPGERAAILNSGPHGFSEVLYAFASAANNNGSAFAGLSANTVWFNTTLGVVMLVGRFLPMVFVLALAGSLAEQQPVPVTAGTLPTHRPQFVGLLTAVILIVVGLTYFPALALGPLAEGLH, from the coding sequence ATGAACGACACCCTCGCGGGCTGGCTCCAGGTACTTGCCCTGGTGGTCGCGCTAGGTCTCTCATTTCGCCCGCTGGGCGGCTACATGGCCCGCGTCCTGACCGCTGACCACCATGGGCGGGCTGAACGCCTGATCTACCGGGCCGGCGGAGTGAACGGCGACGCCGACCAGAAGTGGTCGGTCTATCTGCGGAGCATCCTGGCCTTCTCGGCTGTATCGGTACTGTTCCTGTACGCATTTCTGCGCCTGCAGAACCATCTCCTGCTGTCCCTGGGAATGAAGCCGGTCGCCGCGGACCAGTCGTTCAACACCGCGGCATCCTTCGTCACCAATACCAACTGGCAGTCGTATTCCGGTGAATCGGCGATGGGGCATCTGGTCCAGATGGCGGGCCTCGCGGTGCAGAACTTCGTCTCCGCGGCCGTGGGTATTGCCGTCGTCGCCACGCTGATCCGGGGCTTCAACCGGAAGAAGACCGATCGCGTCGGGAATTTCTGGGTGGACCTGACGCGGATTGTGCTTCGCGTCCTGCTGCCGCTGGCTTTCGTCTTCGCGATCGTTCTGGTGGCTGCCGGTACCGTTCAGAATTTCCACGGAATCCACGACATCACCACCATCGCGGGCGGGCACCAGGGCCTGACCGGAGGCCCCGTCGCCTCCCAGGAGGCAATCAAGGAACTGGGCACCAACGGTGGTGGTTTCTACAACGCGAACTCCGCGCACCCCTTCGAGAACCCCAATGCCTTCACCAACCTGATCGAGATCTACCTCATGCTGGTCATCGCGTTCTCGCTGCCGCGGACCTTCGGGACGATGGTCGGCGACAACCGCCAGGGATACGCCATCGTCGCCGTGATGGCATTGATCTGGGGCGCATCGGTAGCCGTCGTCACCGCCAACGAACTGCACAGCGTCAGCAGCACCGCCGGTCACGCGGCCGGCGGAATGATGGAGGGCAAGGAGACGCGGTTCGGGATCTGGGCCTCGGCCCTGTTCGCCGTGTCCACCACCCTCACGTCGTGCGGAGCGACCAACTCCTCCCACGACTCGTACACGCCGGGCGGCGGCGGAATGACGATCTTCAACATGATGCTGGGGGAAATTGCGCCCGGTGGTACCGGATCCGGGCTCTACGGCATCCTGGTCCTGGCGATCGTCGCCGTCTTCGTCGCCGGACTCATGGTCGGCCGTACGCCCGAGTACCTGGGCAAGAAGCTTCGGGGCCGGGAGATGAAATTCGCCTCCCTCTACATCCTGACCACACCCGCGGTCGCACTGGTGGGTGCGGGGCTGGCCATGGCGCTCCCGGGGGAGAGAGCAGCCATTCTCAATTCCGGTCCGCACGGTTTCTCCGAGGTCCTGTACGCCTTCGCGTCGGCTGCGAACAACAACGGCTCGGCGTTCGCAGGACTGAGTGCGAACACCGTCTGGTTCAACACCACACTGGGTGTGGTCATGCTCGTCGGCCGGTTCCTGCCGATGGTGTTCGTCCTGGCGCTCGCCGGCTCGCTCGCGGAGCAACAACCCGTTCCGGTCACCGCAGGCACCCTGCCCACTCACCGGCCGCAGTTCGTCGGGCTGTTGACCGCAGTGATCCTCATCGTTGTCGGTCTGACCTACTTTCCCGCGCTCGCGCTCGGACCCCTTGCGGAAGGCCTGCACTGA
- the kdpB gene encoding potassium-transporting ATPase subunit KdpB — MSTTATPAPGPPGAGRQQHRVSGGLLDPRQLLTSFPDALRKLDPRVMVHNPVMFVVEVGAVLTTLSAIRVPSVFAWVITAWLWLTSVFANLAEAVAEGRGKAQAETLRRARTTTTARRLTGWRPGATDAAEQEVSGVALRLGDHVVVEAGQTIPGDGDVVEGIASVDESAITGESAPVIRESGGDRSAVTGGTKVLSDRIVVKITSKPGETFIDRMIALVEGAARQKTPNEIALNILLASLTIIFLIAVTTLQPFAIFAGAEQTIVILVSLVVALIPTTIGALLSAIGIAGMDRLVQRNVLAMSGRAVEAAGDVNTLLLDKTGTITLGNRQAAEFLPVDGVSVEDLADASQLSSIADETPEGRSIVVLAKRQYALRGRSEGELAQARFVPFTAQSRMSGVDLDDPQENLSLRKGAATAVMRWVRDNGGHPTAEVGGIVDGISASGGTPLVVGAVTRHGDAHGARILGVIHLKDVVKEGMRERFDELRRMGIKTVMITGDNPLTARAIAEEAGVDDFLAEATPQDKMALIKREQAGGKLVAMTGDGTNDAPALAQADVGVAMNTGTSAAKEAGNMVDLDSNPTKLIEIVEIGKQLLITRGALTTFSIANDVAKYFAIIPAMFAMVYPGLDKLNIMRLHSPTSAIASAIVFNALIIIALIPLALRGVRYRPSSAATLLSRNIWMYGLGGLVLPFVGIKLLDLFIQFIPGLR, encoded by the coding sequence ATGTCCACGACCGCCACTCCCGCTCCCGGCCCGCCGGGCGCCGGGCGTCAGCAGCACCGGGTCTCGGGCGGACTGCTCGATCCCAGGCAGCTTCTGACGTCCTTCCCCGACGCCCTGCGCAAGCTGGATCCGCGCGTGATGGTCCACAACCCTGTCATGTTCGTGGTGGAGGTCGGGGCGGTGCTGACCACGCTGTCGGCCATCAGGGTGCCCAGCGTCTTCGCCTGGGTGATCACGGCGTGGCTGTGGCTGACATCCGTCTTTGCCAACCTCGCCGAAGCAGTGGCCGAGGGACGCGGCAAGGCCCAGGCGGAGACTCTCCGCCGGGCCAGGACGACGACGACGGCCCGCCGTCTCACCGGCTGGCGACCAGGCGCGACCGACGCCGCGGAGCAGGAGGTTTCGGGCGTCGCTCTCCGTCTGGGTGATCACGTCGTCGTCGAGGCCGGGCAGACCATCCCCGGCGACGGAGACGTGGTCGAGGGCATCGCGAGCGTCGACGAATCGGCCATCACGGGCGAGTCGGCGCCGGTGATCCGCGAGTCGGGCGGTGACCGGTCGGCGGTCACGGGCGGTACCAAAGTGCTCTCGGACCGGATCGTCGTGAAGATCACCTCGAAGCCGGGGGAGACCTTCATCGACCGGATGATCGCACTCGTGGAGGGGGCCGCGCGGCAGAAGACGCCGAACGAGATCGCGCTCAACATCCTGCTGGCATCCCTCACGATCATCTTCCTGATCGCGGTGACGACCCTGCAGCCCTTCGCCATCTTCGCCGGGGCGGAGCAGACCATCGTCATCCTTGTCTCCCTCGTGGTGGCCCTTATCCCCACGACGATCGGTGCGCTGCTCTCGGCGATCGGCATCGCGGGCATGGACCGGCTCGTGCAGCGCAACGTGCTGGCGATGTCCGGGCGCGCGGTGGAGGCCGCGGGCGACGTCAATACCCTCCTGCTCGACAAGACCGGCACCATCACGCTCGGCAACCGCCAGGCCGCCGAGTTCCTGCCGGTGGACGGGGTGAGTGTCGAAGACCTTGCGGATGCCTCCCAGCTGTCGTCGATCGCCGACGAGACACCCGAGGGCCGCTCGATCGTCGTCCTCGCCAAGCGGCAGTACGCGCTACGCGGCCGCAGTGAAGGAGAGCTGGCGCAGGCACGGTTCGTACCCTTCACCGCTCAGAGCCGGATGAGCGGTGTCGATCTCGACGATCCTCAGGAGAACCTGTCGTTGCGCAAGGGAGCGGCGACGGCGGTGATGCGCTGGGTCCGTGACAACGGCGGCCACCCCACGGCAGAGGTCGGCGGCATCGTCGACGGCATCTCCGCGAGCGGCGGCACCCCGCTGGTCGTCGGCGCAGTGACCCGGCACGGCGACGCGCACGGCGCCCGCATCCTCGGTGTCATCCACCTGAAGGACGTCGTCAAGGAGGGCATGCGGGAGCGGTTCGACGAGCTGCGCCGCATGGGCATCAAGACGGTCATGATCACCGGGGACAACCCGCTGACCGCGCGTGCCATCGCCGAGGAGGCAGGGGTCGACGACTTCCTCGCCGAGGCCACGCCCCAGGACAAGATGGCCCTCATCAAGCGCGAGCAGGCGGGCGGCAAGCTCGTCGCGATGACCGGCGACGGCACGAACGACGCGCCGGCGCTCGCCCAGGCGGACGTCGGCGTGGCCATGAACACCGGCACCTCGGCCGCCAAGGAGGCCGGGAACATGGTGGACCTGGACTCCAACCCCACCAAGCTGATCGAGATCGTCGAGATCGGCAAGCAGCTGCTCATCACCCGCGGTGCCCTGACGACGTTCTCGATCGCCAACGACGTCGCGAAGTACTTCGCGATCATCCCGGCGATGTTCGCGATGGTCTATCCGGGCCTGGACAAGCTCAACATCATGCGACTGCACAGCCCGACCTCGGCGATCGCCTCCGCGATCGTCTTCAACGCACTGATCATCATCGCTCTGATCCCGCTGGCGCTGCGCGGCGTGCGCTACCGGCCGTCCTCCGCGGCGACACTGCTCAGCCGCAACATCTGGATGTACGGGCTCGGCGGGCTGGTACTGCCCTTCGTGGGCATCAAGCTGCTCGATCTCTTCATTCAGTTCATCCCCGGTCTGCGCTGA